In bacterium, the DNA window GTCAGATTCAAATTCTCGTTGCAACCTTCATAGTCAGGCCCGCCAAAATCGGATGCGCTCAAGTCGTACGATTGAAGCATCGTTCCCATGCCGCCATCAAGCACAACAATCTTTTCGCGAATCAATTGCAACAACTGTTTACCACGTTCTGTATATTCAGGCATTCTTCCTCTTCACTCCACATCCGATCAACACCGTAAACGGATCCCCTCGTCTCCTGGATCCGGTATCCAGCTGGATTCCCACAAAGCGAGCGTTCTTCAAAAACACGCGCAGCTCCTTCTCTTCAAAACCAAGCCACACATCTCCCAATTTTGATTTCACCCATTCCTCCTGATGAGTTCGCAGCTCTTGCAGTAGAAGCTTTCCGCCCGGTTTCAAAATGCGATGCGCCTCCGCCAGACCGACCGATGGATCCTGCAACGCATGTAAAACCTGCGCCATGAGAACGACATCCACGCTTTGATTCTTCAGCGGCAACTTCTCGATCCTGGCCTGTTTCCAACGTATGTTACGCGCACCATGTTTGTGCGCAAGCTGTTTCGCCCGCTGCAGCATGGTTTTGGATTTGTCGATCGCAATCACTTTTCGCGCCCAGCGCGCAACTTCCA includes these proteins:
- a CDS encoding class I SAM-dependent methyltransferase; its protein translation is LWPSLKEQLKALEGVREDDVRLQEVLRQRKEDFREQTSRIANPGRSWAAWARTLSYVAPFSVVADLGCGEGYLTLEVARWARKVIAIDKSKTMLQRAKQLAHKHGARNIRWKQARIEKLPLKNQSVDVVLMAQVLHALQDPSVGLAEAHRILKPGGKLLLQELRTHQEEWVKSKLGDVWLGFEEKELRVFLKNARFVGIQLDTGSRRRGDPFTVLIGCGVKRKNA